The following coding sequences lie in one Lolium perenne isolate Kyuss_39 chromosome 2, Kyuss_2.0, whole genome shotgun sequence genomic window:
- the LOC127329566 gene encoding F-box/LRR-repeat protein At4g14103-like, producing the protein MATSSPPGSRDRLSQLPDFLLGHVISYLPNKEAGRAAALSRRWRDVFCNVHTVSFGEHEGARASDWTTFYYDAEEKKSCSWALLNDVWSALLCRRRCAGTHVPLRRLSFAFDSCHPWNYVHVDQWLTYVLRHNSLQEIHLDLRFWLGPICPRSKGRYGDDGSDKEEEVDSDTDNSDAEHGRRKWRPCSYLLPKGLFSCIGIRTLCLSNCRMKLPKTVDLPYLETLSITQPRRDGGRSVQRLISSCPCLIDLTLEAIARLKSVTVLDKRLRRFALRCCHNVRSVDIDASELKSLDYSGLAPLESLLSLHGSPGIPSCTINLCKAPSNEDDHDRFIRFMEKISDAKRLHLHHRCLPTMSFGGFPSFSNLTRLALQGPLQSPSVVRVILEQTPNLEILSLFMEPAVVPSDNAEPSVVPGGNAAPDESSFSIPCLRSHVKEINMVHYEGDALQRTMARLLFRNALLLERMCVVLVRGTFALQDALTREIKSWVVAAHAEQIFL; encoded by the coding sequence ATGGCTACGTCCTCGCCGCCGGGAAGCAGAGATCGCCTGAGCCAGCTCCCCGATTTCCTGCTGGGCCACGTCATCTCCTACCTTCCGAACAAGGAGGCTGGCCGCGCGGCGGCGCTTTCTCGACGGTGGCGCGACGTCTTCTGCAACGTCCACACCGTCTCCTTCGGGGAGCACGAGGGCGCGAGGGCCAGCGACTGGACCACCTTCTATTACGACGCTGAGGAGAAGAAGAGCTGCAGCTGGGCGCTCCTCAATGACGTCTGGTCGGCGCTGCTCTGCCGCCGCCGGTGCGCGGGCACACACGTGCCGCTGCGCCGACTCAGCTTCGCCTTCGACAGCTGCCACCCCTGGAACTACGTCCACGTCGACCAGTGGCTCACTTACGTGCTGCGGCACAACAGCCTTCAGGAGATCCACCTCGACCTCCGCTTCTGGCTCGGCCCGATCTGCCCGCGCAGCAAGGGCCGCTATGGCGATGATGGTTCCGACAAAGAAGAAGAGGTGGACAGTGACACGGACAACTCCGACGCTGAGCACGGACGCCGGAAGTGGAGGCCGTGCTCCTACCTTCTCCCCAAGGGGCTCTTCTCGTGCATCGGCATACGGACGCTGTGCCTAAGCAACTGCCGGATGAAGCTGCCCAAGACGGTGGACCTACCGTACCTCGAGACACTAAGCATTACCCAACCCCGCCGCGACGGCGGGAGAAGTGTCCAACGTCTGATCTCGAGCTGCCCCTGCCTCATCGACCTGACACTGGAGGCCATAGCCCGCCTGAAGAGCGTCACGGTGCTCGACAAGCGCCTCCGCCGCTTCGCCCTCCGGTGCTGCCACAATGTGCGGTCCGTCGACATCGACGCCTCGGAGCTCAAGTCCCTGGACTACAGTGGCTTGGCGCCTTTGGAGTCGCTCCTCTCCCTGCACGGCTCGCCAGGGATCCCTTCCTGCACCATCAACTTGTGCAAGGCCCCCTCTAATGAGGATGACCACGACAGGTTCATACGGTTCATGGAGAAAATCTCTGACGCCAAGCGCCTGCACCTGCACCACCGGTGCCTGCCAACCATGTCCTTCGGCGGGTTCCCGTCGTTCTCCAATCTGACGCGGCTGGCTCTGCAAGGTCCCCTCCAGAGTCCCAGCGTGGTGCGTGTGATCCTGGAGCAGACACCAAACCTTGAGATACTCTCTCTTTTCATGGAGCCCGCTGTGGTTCCCAGCGACAACGCGGAGCCCTCCGTGGTTCCCGGCGGCAACGCGGCTCCCGACGAGTCGAGCTTCTCCATCCCATGCCTGCGGAGCCATGTGAAAGAGATCAACATGGTGCACTACGAGGGCGACGCGCTGCAGAGGACGATGGCCAGGCTCTTGTTCCGGAACGCGCTACTTCTGGAGAGGATGTGCGTTGTGCTTGTGAGGGGCACATTCGCGTTGCAGGATGCACTGACGAGGGAGATTAAAAGCTGGGTGGTGGCTGCCCATGCAGAACAGATTTTCTTGTGA